A genomic segment from Gossypium hirsutum isolate 1008001.06 chromosome D04, Gossypium_hirsutum_v2.1, whole genome shotgun sequence encodes:
- the LOC107898930 gene encoding putative cyclin-D6-1, producing MEFDLENPLTNFDDFHVSSSVPTFIPSFFLVESDHMPTETYIKTLEASDLATSIRREAICSISQFSRKFSSFLSYLAVNYLDRFLSSQGLPQPETWVLRLVAISCVSLAAKMNKLEFELTHFQGDGGYMFEAQTIKRMEYVILGALKWRMRSITPFSFISFFISLFKLKDPPLMDVLKARAVEIILEAQNDIKLLEFKPSIIAATALVCASHELFPSQFPSFRKAISYCPYVNKENMLNCYNSIIDMGWRSNKAEDMVSQQFSSSERDMLKRRKTNDYGKKHTVHLSQVQHC from the exons ATGGAGTTCGATCTTGAAAACCCATTAACAAACTTCGATGACTTCCATGTTTCTAGTTCTGTTCCCACTTTTATCCCTTCCTTCTTCCTTGTTGAATCTGATCATATGCCCACTGAGACTTACATTAAGACCCTCGAAGCTAGTGATCTTGCTACTAGTATTAGACGAGAAGCTATCTGTTCAATCTCGCAG TTTTCACGCAAATTCAGTTCTTTTTTGTCGTATCTTGCTGTCAATTATCTCGACCGTTTCTTATCAAGCCAAGGGTTACCG CAACCTGAGACATGGGTTCTAAGACTTGTTGCAATCTCTTGTGTCTCTTTAGCTGCCAAGATGAACAAATTAGAGTTTGAACTTACCCATTTTCAG GGCGATGGAGGTTACATGTTTGAGGCACAAACAATAAAGCGAATGGAATACGTAATATTGGGAGCCTTAAAATGGAGAATGCGTTCGATTACTCCTTTCTCGTTCAtatccttttttatttcattgttcAAGCTCAAAGATCCTCCATTAATGGACGTCCTCAAAGCTCGAGCTGTTGAAATAATTTTGGAAGCCCAAAATG ATATAAAGCTTTTAGAGTTCAAGCCATCAATAATTGCTGCAACTGCACTTGTCTGTGCTTCCCATGAACTTTTTCCCTCGCAATTCCCCAGCTTTAGAAAAGCAATTTCCTACTGTCCATACGTAAATAAG GAAAACATGTTAAACTGCTACAATTCGATAATCGATATGGGTTGGAGGTCTAACAAGGCCGAAGATATGGTTTCTCAGCAATTTTCAAGTTCAGAAAGAGACATGTTGAAGAGAAGAAAAACCAATGATTATGGGAAGAAGCACACGGTCCACCTCTCTCAGGTCCAACACTGTTGA